The proteins below come from a single Nitrospira sp. genomic window:
- a CDS encoding threonylcarbamoyl-AMP synthase — translation MKAQILPASAPESIRLAGEIIRMGGLVAFPTETVYGLGCDALNPDAAAKVFEAKQRPQFDPLIVHIADRIQLHDVVRALTATALQLIDQFWPGPLTLVLQKQSTIPDLVTAGLDTVAVRMPNHPVAQALIREAGTPIAAPSANPFGYVSPTTAQHVAHGLGSTIDLILDGGPCPVGVESTIVSLVGPQAELLRPGSITLAQLSAVIGPLSRSSSVVDQPTAPGQLARHYATQTPVTILTSLKARPTLTKNERAGLLIVSQTSATDERFAAIEVLSITGDLREAAHHLFAALRRLDAQGLDRIYVEPCHEEGLGMAIMDRLRRCAAS, via the coding sequence GTGAAAGCTCAAATCCTCCCCGCCTCAGCTCCCGAATCCATTCGCCTGGCTGGCGAGATCATTAGGATGGGCGGGCTCGTGGCCTTTCCGACTGAAACGGTCTATGGACTCGGCTGCGACGCGCTAAATCCTGACGCGGCGGCGAAGGTGTTTGAAGCCAAACAACGGCCGCAATTCGACCCGCTCATCGTTCATATTGCCGATCGGATCCAGTTGCACGACGTGGTGAGAGCCCTCACGGCAACAGCACTGCAGCTCATCGATCAGTTTTGGCCAGGCCCACTCACGCTGGTCTTGCAGAAACAGTCGACCATTCCAGATCTCGTTACCGCCGGCCTGGATACCGTCGCCGTCAGAATGCCGAACCATCCTGTGGCGCAAGCACTGATTCGAGAGGCAGGAACTCCGATCGCCGCACCAAGTGCCAATCCCTTTGGCTACGTCAGTCCAACGACGGCGCAACACGTGGCCCACGGGCTTGGAAGTACGATCGATCTCATCCTCGACGGAGGACCTTGTCCCGTCGGCGTGGAATCAACTATCGTGTCGCTGGTCGGCCCCCAGGCAGAATTGTTGCGGCCGGGGAGCATCACACTTGCACAGCTCAGTGCCGTCATCGGCCCACTCAGCCGATCCTCTTCCGTGGTCGATCAACCGACCGCCCCGGGGCAACTGGCTCGCCATTACGCAACACAGACCCCGGTCACAATCCTGACCTCCCTCAAGGCAAGACCAACATTGACGAAGAATGAGCGGGCCGGATTGTTGATCGTCTCGCAAACCAGTGCAACGGACGAGCGCTTCGCAGCGATTGAAGTGCTCTCAATAACCGGAGATCTTCGGGAAGCCGCACACCACCTCTTTGCAGCGCTCCGAAGATTGGACGCCCAAGGTCTGGATCGGATCTATGTGGAGCCTTGTCATGAAGAAGGGCTGGGGATGGCGATCATGGACCGTCTGCGCCGTTGCGCGGCCTCATAG